The sequence below is a genomic window from Candidatus Krumholzibacteriia bacterium.
TTCGGGCTTCACCTCTCCCGGTCCGGTCCCCGACGGGGGCAGCACGATGTTCACGCCCTCGACGAACAGACGCGGAGAGCCGATCCCCGAGGCGAAGACGAGAGCGCCCAGGAGCGTCGTGTGCCCCAGCGCGGAGATCCAGTACGGCCGGCGCATGGCATGGCTGCGCGCGCTCACTGCTCAAACCAATCCTCTCGGCCCGACTCGGTCATGAGACCGATGTCCCGGACGCCGGCGTGGCGGATTTCCGCCATGACGGTGACGATGGTGCCATAAGGTACCTTGCGGTCCGCCTTGAGATACACCGGGCGCGTCGCACCGTGCAGCTGCGCCTGCAACGCCTCCCGCATCTCCGCCAACCCGGGGACCACCTGATCGCCCACGGCGAGACGCTTGTCCACCGACAGCGTCACCACCAGCGGATCCTGCCGCTGCTCCAGTCCTGGCGTGTCGGCCTTGGGCAGGTTGACGTCGAATCCGGCCTTCAAGTACTGCGACGTCATCATGAAGATGATGAGCAGCACCAGAAGGACGTCCACGAACGCCGTGATGTTGATCTCGCTCATCGAGCGCATGGCGCGGCGCCGGCCCCAGCCCGTGCCGGACACGCCGCTTTCGACTCCGTGCATCATGACGGCACCTGCTGCGTCCGTACCTCCCGCTCCAGGAGGTCGACGATGGAGATGGCGAAGCTCTGCATTTCACCCTCCACCCGGCGCAGGCGGTTGGTGAGCATGTTGTAGAACACCAGCGCCGGAATGGCCGTGCCCAGTCCGCCGATGGTGGCGATGAGCGCCTCGGCGATGCCCGGGGCCACCACGTCCAGGGAGGCCGAACCGGCCTGGCCGATGTTGACGAAGGAGACCATGATGCCCCAGCAGGTGCCGAGCAGGCCAAGGAAGGGACTCACCGTCGTCGTCGTGGAGAGAACCACGAGGTTCTTCTCCATGAGGTTGAGCGCGTCCAGTCCGGCCTTTTCGCTGGCGCGCTGGAAATCGGAGATCAGGTATTCCCGCCCGGAGACGTCGCGGCCGAAGCGCTGCAAGACCTTCTGCGTCTCCCGGATGATCCCCATCAGGGGCCCGGCGAAGCCCGGGGTCATGAGCTCCGAGAGGTCGTGGATCGAACGCATCCGTCCCACGGATTTACGGATGTCCCGGGCCTGCGCTTCCACCCGTCGGAAGAGGCTCCACTTGTCGAGGGCAACGCCCCAGCTGATGACGGAGAGCAGGAGGAGGAGCAGCAGGATGGATTTGGCGAAGAGCCCGGCCTCGAGGACGAGGCGTACATAGGTGTTGTCCAGGGCCAACAAGGCAAGAACCGGCGACGTATGGGCCGCGAAGTCCACGTCCACTCCTCCCGATCCACCCCTCGGAGCGCGGCGACAGCGGCATCGCGCACTCCCGCCTTCGCGAGACGCGCGACGCTACCATCGACCCCCGACCCTGTCAAACCCGTAGTGGCTCTCGCAGGTTCCGCCTAGAACGCCGCAAGATACGTTCCGTCATCCACTTCCGCCCCGCAGGGACGGGCCGAGTCTGGAGACCGGGCCATTCTCCCGAAGCCGACCGTCCGGCGCAAGGCCCGAGCGCACACCGGTCACGCCACACGCCGACCGCTGCCGTGGCCGCTCGCGGCACAGCTCCCCGCGCGTGGCGAGGGCACGCCGGTGCAATTGCTCCTGCCGGATGCGGATGCTATGGTCACCGCCGCCCCGCGCCGGCCGGAGGCCCCGTGCTCGACATCCGCACCATCCGCGCTCATCCCGATGCCGTGCGCCAAGCGGCAGAGCTGAAGCGCATCCCTCTCGACTTGGACCGCATCCTGGCGCTGGACGTCGAGCGCCGCCGGCTCATTCAGAGCGCCGACGAGCTCAAGGCCCGGCAGAACCGCACCTCCAAGCAGATCGCCACCTTGCAAGGCGAGGAACGGGAGCGACGCATCAAGGAGATGCAGGAGCTCGTCGCCAGCATCAAGCGCATGAGCGAGGAGATGAAGACCGTCGACACCGAGCTCGAGGCGCTCTTGCTTCTCGTCCCCAACCTCCCCGCCGCCGACGTTCCCCCTGGGGAGAGCGAGGCGGACAACGTCGAGATCCGCCGCTGGGGCACGCCCCGGCAGTTCGATTTCGAGTTCAAGGATCACGTGCAGCTGGGTCTCGAGCTCGGGCTGGTCGATTTCGAGCGCGCCGCCAAGATGGCCGGCTCGCGCACCTACTTCCTGCGCGGCACCGGCGCCCTCCTCGAGCTCGCGGTCCTCCGCTTCGCCCTGGATCACATCGTCGCCAAGGGCTTCGTGCCCATGCTCGTGCCGCATCTCGTCCGCCCCATGGCGATGATCGGCACCGCCTACTACCCGGGCGGCGAGGAGCAGGCCTATCAGGTCGAACGCGACGGTCTCTCGCTCATCGGCACCTCGGAGGTGCCGATCACCTCCTACCATGCCTCGGAGATCCTGGAGCAGACCGAGTTGCCCAAGCTCTATGCCGGTTGGTCGGTCTGCTTCCGACGCGAGGCCGGCACCTACGGCAAGGACACGCGCGGTCTGTTCCGCATCCACCAGTTCCAGAAAATCGAGCAGGTGGTGATCTGCCGGAACGACGAGGAGGAGTCCATGCGCTGGCACCAGGCCATCCTGCGCAACTCCGAAGAGATCTTGCAGAGCCTCGATCTCCCCTACCGGGTGGTCAATGTCTGCGGCGGAGATCTCGGGCGGCCGCAGGTGCAGAAGTTCGATCTAGAGACCTGGATGCCGTCGCGCCGGGCCTACGCGGAAACCCACAGCGCTTCGCGCTTCCACGACTTCCAAGCCCGCCGGCTCGACCTGCGCTACCGTGACAGCGACGGTCGGGTGCAGTACTGCCACACCTTGAACAACACGGTGCTGGCCTCGCCGCGCATCCTCATCGCCATCCTGGAGAACAACCAGAGGGACGACGGCAGCGTCGTGGTGCCGCCGGTGCTGCGCGCTTATCTGGGTGGCTTGGAGCTCCTGGAAAAGCCGCGCTAGCGCCGCTTCCGTCTCACTGCGGCTTGGTGGGAGCCGGGGTTTCCGGGGCAGTCTCCGCGTCCTGCTTGTAGCGCCGGGCGTGGACGAACTCGAGCACCTTGGCGAAGCGGTCGGCGGGGATGTAGCCCGGGAGGTTGGCGATCTTCTGGCCGTCGGGCATGAGGAAGGAAGTCATGGGGAACTGGCGCACGCCAAACTCCTCCGCCAGCTCGCGTCCCGACATCTCCTTGTCGCGGACGGGAAACTTGCGCGCCGACTCGGCGTTGACCTTGGCGATGAGGAAGTGTTCCTTCAGGAGCTCGACCACGGCAGGATCGGTGTAGGTCTTGCTGTCCATGACTTTGCACCAGCCGCACCAGGCGGTGTAGAAGTCGATGAGGACGTGTTTGTCTTCCTTCTTCGCCCGTTCCAGCGCTTCACCGTAGGGGATCCATTCGACCTGGGGCTTCTTGGCTTCCTCCGCAGGAGGTGTGGCCGGGTCGGCCGCGACGAGGCTGGCCAGAGCCGCGAGCAGGAGACCGGAGCCGAGGCGCGGGAGGGAGGCTGCACGCATTCTCTTGTTTCCTCCAGGGTCGTGTCGCCGCAGCCGCGGTGCAAGCGGAACGCCAGTATATCACACACCGGAAGGTCGTCCGGAGTTCCAGGAAAAGGTGTACTAGGGTCTCAAGCGTTCTGGGCCTCAGCCAGCGCTTGCAACAACTGCGCGTGGAGGGTGCCGTTGCTCGCCACCACGTCGCCTTGCCAGAGGAAGTCGGTGCCACCTCGCGGATCGGTGAGCGAACCTCCGGCTTCTTGCACCATCAGAGCCCCTGCCGCCAGATCCCAAGGCCCGAGTCGGAATTCCCAGAAGCCATCGAAACGTCCCGCGGCCACCCAGGCGAGATCGAGGGAGGCGGCGCCGGTGCGACGCAGACCGCGACAGCGCCGGGCCAGATGCGACCACTCGCGCAGGTTGTTGTGCGGCTCGGTGCGGATGTCATAGGGAAAGCCGCTGCAGAGGAGAGCATCCTGCAGGGCGGCGCGCCTGGAGACCGCCAGGCGCTGCGAGCCGCGCCAGGCGCCGGCGCCGCGAGCGCACCAATAGAGTTCGCCGAGGCAGGGCGCGTAGATCATGCCGCGATCGAGGCTGCCGTCGCGGACGCGCGCCACCGAGATGGTGAACAGCGGCACGCCGTGAACGAAGTTGGTGGTTCCGTCCAGAGGATC
It includes:
- a CDS encoding ExbD/TolR family protein, whose amino-acid sequence is MMHGVESGVSGTGWGRRRAMRSMSEINITAFVDVLLVLLIIFMMTSQYLKAGFDVNLPKADTPGLEQRQDPLVVTLSVDKRLAVGDQVVPGLAEMREALQAQLHGATRPVYLKADRKVPYGTIVTVMAEIRHAGVRDIGLMTESGREDWFEQ
- a CDS encoding MotA/TolQ/ExbB proton channel family protein, yielding MDFAAHTSPVLALLALDNTYVRLVLEAGLFAKSILLLLLLLSVISWGVALDKWSLFRRVEAQARDIRKSVGRMRSIHDLSELMTPGFAGPLMGIIRETQKVLQRFGRDVSGREYLISDFQRASEKAGLDALNLMEKNLVVLSTTTTVSPFLGLLGTCWGIMVSFVNIGQAGSASLDVVAPGIAEALIATIGGLGTAIPALVFYNMLTNRLRRVEGEMQSFAISIVDLLEREVRTQQVPS
- the serS gene encoding serine--tRNA ligase; amino-acid sequence: MLDIRTIRAHPDAVRQAAELKRIPLDLDRILALDVERRRLIQSADELKARQNRTSKQIATLQGEERERRIKEMQELVASIKRMSEEMKTVDTELEALLLLVPNLPAADVPPGESEADNVEIRRWGTPRQFDFEFKDHVQLGLELGLVDFERAAKMAGSRTYFLRGTGALLELAVLRFALDHIVAKGFVPMLVPHLVRPMAMIGTAYYPGGEEQAYQVERDGLSLIGTSEVPITSYHASEILEQTELPKLYAGWSVCFRREAGTYGKDTRGLFRIHQFQKIEQVVICRNDEEESMRWHQAILRNSEEILQSLDLPYRVVNVCGGDLGRPQVQKFDLETWMPSRRAYAETHSASRFHDFQARRLDLRYRDSDGRVQYCHTLNNTVLASPRILIAILENNQRDDGSVVVPPVLRAYLGGLELLEKPR
- a CDS encoding DUF255 domain-containing protein, yielding MRAASLPRLGSGLLLAALASLVAADPATPPAEEAKKPQVEWIPYGEALERAKKEDKHVLIDFYTAWCGWCKVMDSKTYTDPAVVELLKEHFLIAKVNAESARKFPVRDKEMSGRELAEEFGVRQFPMTSFLMPDGQKIANLPGYIPADRFAKVLEFVHARRYKQDAETAPETPAPTKPQ
- a CDS encoding inositol monophosphatase family protein, whose translation is MSEAPWRERLEAVVRQAGEHLAASFERLGEDAVERKATAIDLVTPLDRESQALLEAGLRREFPGEAILAEEDAGARRAARGPLWLVDPLDGTTNFVHGVPLFTISVARVRDGSLDRGMIYAPCLGELYWCARGAGAWRGSQRLAVSRRAALQDALLCSGFPYDIRTEPHNNLREWSHLARRCRGLRRTGAASLDLAWVAAGRFDGFWEFRLGPWDLAAGALMVQEAGGSLTDPRGGTDFLWQGDVVASNGTLHAQLLQALAEAQNA